Genomic DNA from bacterium:
CCCAGGCGGCATTCAACTCTTCAAATTTATTGGTAAGCCACTCTCCATTTTTTTCCCATAGGGTGGTTTGAAGATGAATTTTCTCATCTTCATCAAGCGAAGAATACTTTTCTAATGTCAAATTCTCACCTACAAATCCACTCTTAAACCGTATAGGGTTAAAGATAGGTTGAAGTGAGATAGTATCCTTACTTAATTTCTTTTCTGGCAAAAAGATAGATTTTTCTGAATTTGTAGATATTTGGTAAAAAAACGCTGGAATACACTCTTTTATTCTTATATTTTCTTCTTCTATTTTAAACTCAGATAAATCGTCAGAAAACTCTATGATAGGTTTCTTATTAATTAGTTCATCTAACTCATTTGTTCCCGATAGAGCAGAGTATAATGTTTGCTGAGTTAACCTAAATCTCTTCTTCATTTTTCCCTCCCTCTAATAGCCTCCAAAAATTCAGTTAATTCATTTAGACTCTGGTCAAAGAATCCTGGAAATCCCCCTTTTACCCTCCCTAATTTATCAACCTCAATATTCCTTACTTCTGCTCTTCCTTCTTTGTTTTCAAAATAGTAGACTGCTAACTCATTATTTGATATATCTTTTTTAGCAATTGAATGTATAAATGCATGTAAGATATGTTCACTATGTGTCTCAATAAATAGTTGTATGTTTTTCTTTTTTAAAAACTTAATAAGTAATCTTCCCAGGTCTACCTGTGCCTTTGGATGAATATGAGCCTCTGGTTCTTGAATAAAGACAGTGGAATTATCAGGTATTAGTATAAGTGGTAATAGAATAAATATCATTTGTTGAAATCCTGAGCCTTCGTTTACCATCAGGGTATTTGCTGGTTGTTTTAATAAAATTGTTACTCGATTACTTCCTATCCATTGAATGTCTATGTCGATGCCATAACCCATAATCTGGCTAAGTTCTTGTGCCACTTCTTTTCGTAAGTTTGCATTATATGCAAATGCAGCTATTAAGGCTACAATCCTATCATTTAATGTTACATTCTCAAGTGTTGAATACTTCTCAGGAGGCTGGTCAGGTAATAGATACCCTGCTTCTTCAAAACCCCTTAATGGATATATAAAGTAACAGGATGCTAATAATTTCTTAGCGATTCCTTGAAATAGAAAATCTCTTCCTCCAGATGGTTTAACTTCATTATTTTCTATTGTCACTTCAAGAGATAATCCAGAGCCATTGATATTACCCCTTAACTTTATACCGATAGTTGCACTTTCTTTTCTAATTACATCTTCAAATCTACCCACATCTATTTTATAGGGAGATAAATACGCTGAGGTTTCTTCTAATTTCTTAACCTCAGGGATAAAAATATTCTTCTCAGGAGAGGTTTGACAAAGCAACTGAATCGCCTGTATCAAGCTTGATTTGCCACTATTATTTGGTCCTATAAATATAGTTATAGGTTTAGCATCAATAGAAG
This window encodes:
- a CDS encoding DUF3696 domain-containing protein translates to MITKINVEGFKLHAKTSIDAKPITIFIGPNNSGKSSLIQAIQLLCQTSPEKNIFIPEVKKLEETSAYLSPYKIDVGRFEDVIRKESATIGIKLRGNINGSGLSLEVTIENNEVKPSGGRDFLFQGIAKKLLASCYFIYPLRGFEEAGYLLPDQPPEKYSTLENVTLNDRIVALIAAFAYNANLRKEVAQELSQIMGYGIDIDIQWIGSNRVTILLKQPANTLMVNEGSGFQQMIFILLPLILIPDNSTVFIQEPEAHIHPKAQVDLGRLLIKFLKKKNIQLFIETHSEHILHAFIHSIAKKDISNNELAVYYFENKEGRAEVRNIEVDKLGRVKGGFPGFFDQSLNELTEFLEAIRGREK